One window of the Streptomyces sp. NBC_00259 genome contains the following:
- a CDS encoding dodecin — MSHHTYRVTEIVGTSHEGVDQAIRNGIARAKQTLRSLDWFEVTQVRGNIADGEIEHYQVGLKVGFRLEDAEGDV; from the coding sequence ATGTCCCACCACACCTACCGGGTCACTGAGATCGTCGGCACCTCGCACGAGGGCGTCGACCAGGCCATCCGCAACGGCATCGCCCGCGCCAAGCAGACGCTGAGGAGCCTCGACTGGTTCGAGGTGACGCAGGTGCGCGGCAACATCGCGGACGGCGAGATCGAGCACTACCAGGTCGGCCTGAAGGTCGGTTTCCGCCTCGAGGACGCAGAGGGCGACGTCTGA